The stretch of DNA AACCCCGCAAACTTCGCAATCAACTTCTTATGCCCATACCCCGGAAAATTCACCGTCAGCTTCGCATCTTCCCCTTCACCTTCTACTTTGACGATCAAGCCCTGCCCGTATTTCGCATGGCGCACGCGTTGATTGGCGCGGAAGTTGGAAGTGCTCTTGCGCGCTTCCGGCTGGCTGGCTTTGGATTCAAAGGCCGAGGCGTCAACCTGCTTGCCTTGCTTGGCGAAGAACTCTTTGACGCCTTCGGTGTTGTTGTAGGTCTTCCCCTGGAAATTGCTCGTAGGTTTTGGCGGCGCATTGTAAGCCTTTGGGTACGGGGTGGCTGTCAATGAGCGTCCGTGGGCTTTGTCCGGCAACGCGCCATACTTGCCGCCCGTGCGCAACCAGCTTGAACCTTGCGAGAGGTCTTCGAGCAATTCGCGCGGGAATTCGTTGAGGAAGCGTGAGGGTTCGGACGGCATCTCTTCGCCGTAGACGCGCCGCTTCATCGCGTGCGTCAGGTACAGATATTTCTCGGCGCGGGTGATGGCGACGTAAGCCAGGCGGCGTTCCTCTTCGAGTTCGGCCTGGTTGTCGCGGGCGCGCGAGTGCGGGAAGAGGTTTTCTTCCAGTCCGGCAATAAACACCAGCGGAAATTCGAGGCCCTTGGCGGCGTGGATGGTCATCAGGGTGACTTGGGCTTCGGATTTGATCTGGTCGGTGTCGGCGACCAGCGCGGCGTGATCCAGAAAGTCGCGCAGCGTTTCGCCTTGCGTATTCGATTCGGCGGCGGCGTTGACCAATTCTTCCAGGTTGAGCAGCCGCGCTTCGGCTTCGTCGCTGCCGTCCTCTTTCAGCGCGCGTTCGTAACCGGTGTCAATCACGGCGGCTTTGACGATCTCGGTCAGGTCGGGTTCGGTCTGCGCCTTGGCAATCAGCGTGGTGACGATGTCGCGGAAGGATTTCAGCGCGTTGGTGGTGCGCGCTGGCAACAGGTTCTGTTCGACGATCAGGCCGATGGTTTCCCAATGCGGGACGCCGAAATCTTTGGCGCGGCGTTCGATGTCATCGAGCGTCGTTTTGCCGATGCCGCGCGCGGGCGTGTTGATGACGCGTTGCAGGGCGATGGAATCGTTCGGATTCAGGGCCAGTTTCAAATAGGCGATCACGTCTTTGACTTCGGCGCGTTCGTAAAAGCTGAAGCCCCCGACCAGGTTGTAACGCAAACCGGCGCGGCGGCAGGCCTCTTCAAACTGGCGCGATTGCGCGTTGGTGCGATAGAGGACGGCGGCGCGCAGCTTGGGGTCGCGCAACAGGTGATCTGAAATCTTGCCGACGACAAAGCGCGCCTCCTGATCGGCGTCGTACAGTTGGGCGTAACGCACTTTCTCGCCGGTCTCTTTATTCGGGCGCAGTACCTTGTCGAAACGTTGCGTGTTATTGGCGATGACCTTGTTCGCGGCGGCCAGGATGGTGCCGGTCGAACGGTAATTGTCTTCGAGCTTGATGGTCTTGGTGCCGGGAAAGTCGCGCTCGAAATTGAGGATGATGTTGAAATCGGAGCCGCGAAACTTGTAGATGGATTGCGATTCGTCGCCGACCACGCAATAGCTGCGATTGCGCCAGAAATCATCGGGCTTGCGGTCGTGCAGCAGCGCGTGATTGCCCTCGACCAGCAGTCGCGTCAGCGTGTACTGAATGCCGTTCGTGTCCTGAAACTCATCCACCATCACGTGGCGGAATTTGTTGTGGTAATAGCCGCGTACCTGTTCGGAATGCCGCAGCAATTGCACCGCGCGAATCAGCAGGTCGTCGAAATCCAGCGCGTTCGATGACGCCAGCCGCTGTTCGTAAAGCGCATAGACGCGCGCGATCATGCGCTCCTTTTCATCGCGGACTTCGGCGCGCCGGGCATATTCGTCGGGGTCTTCGCTGCGGTTTTTGGCCGCGCTGATGGCGCTGCTGGCCTGGCGCGGCGTCAACACCTTGTCGTCAAAGCCGCAATCGCGGATGCACTGTTTCAACAGCCGCTGTTGATCGTCGCTGTCATAAATCGTGAACGAGCGCGTGTAGCCTTTTTCCAGCTTGTCAATGTCGCGCCGCAGGATGCGCACGCAGAGCGCGTGAAAGGTCGAGAGCAGCGGCGAACTGGTTTTCGGCCCGTCGCCCAACAGTTTCTCTACGCGCTCTTTCATCTCGCCGGCGGCCTTGTTGGTGAAGGTCACGGCCAGGACGTTTTCGGCCCGCACGCCGCAATCGGCCACCAGGTGCGCGATGCGAAAGGTGATGACGCGCGTCTTGCCGCTGCCCGCGCCCGCCAGCAAAAGCATCGGGCCGTCCACCGTCGTGACGGCTTCGCGCTGTTGGGCGTTGAGACCGGCGAGGTAATCCTGCTTCACTTTTGGTTTCGGCGGCGCGGCGGCTGGCGCTTCCCAATCCGTGGGAAAGTCGGGCGGCGCTTCAGCAAAATCCGCCGGAAAGTCGGCGGGGAAATCGGGCGGCGCGTCGTTGAGCCAGGCAGGCGATTCATCCGCCGCAGGCATGTCGAAAAAAGACGCCGGCGTGGCGATGACCGGCGGGGTAAAAACCTTAGGCGTGGGTTTCGCTTTCGGTTTTACCGGCGGCGCGCTGGGGGTGTTTGCGTCTTCGTCACCCGCCGGTAGTTCGCCGTTCGTGAGCGCCTGCAATTTGTCGAAGAGAGGATGATTCACTGCTGCTTTCCTTTTTTCCTGCTTGCTGGCGGTGTCTTGGCACTCTTGTAATCCGACCCGCTCACTTGCGGATCGTCAAACGCCTTCATCACCGGCGGCAACTCCGGTTCGGGCCGCATTTGACCGCCCTTGCTGATCGCCCAACGCTGCAACCACGAGATGCCAACCGGGCCGGTGTAAGTGTCGGGCAAGCTGTACGCCTTGTCCGTCAACGCTTCTTCCAGCGAGATGAATTGATAGCCACGCCGTTTGAGCAGCGCGACGACCGCGCCGAAATGTTCGGCGTTCAGGGCATTGGCATGCACCAGCAAGGTCTGCTTGATCTCGTAACCCAAAGTATCACGCGACAGCCGTTCATAAAACGCGAAGACCTCTTCCATATATGGCACATAAGCGGCGGCGATTTTTTTCATCGTCGCCGCATCGCCGCGCTGCCGCGCCTTGGCGTATTCGCTGGCGAAGAGCCATTCGGAATTATCAATCGTCACCGGCGCAACGGTGTAGCCGTGGCTGGCGAGGAATTTTTCAAAGGCCTCTTTCGCCGCCAGGTCTTTGCCGGTGTTCAGCGTCGGGTGGCGAAAGTAACGCATCGTCTTGCCGCGTTCGGCCAACAGGCGTTTGGTGACGGCCTCGCCGCGCAAGGTGTCGGCCTGCATCTGCTCAAGCGTGGCGCTGTAATAGCGCAGGTGCGAATAGCTGTGATTGCCCAAATCCAGCCCCGCGTCCAGCCACAGTTTCAACAGCCCCGTGCGCGCCGCAAGCTCGCCGTCGTTGTTGACGTGCAGCTTGCCTTCGTTGACGAAGCCAATGGCGGGGATGCGATTGGCGGTGAGCGTTTGCAAGAGCTTTGCGGTCAGCGCGCGCGCCGTCACTAGGTCGGCTTGTTGCTGCAACGGCAGGTCGTCAATGGTGACGGCGACGTAACGGGGCGGCACCGTCAACGCCTGCGTCCTTTGATCGGCAACAAAAATGGCGGCGAGCAACCCGGCTGCTGCCGCCGTGAGTAACAATCGTTTTGTCATTTGCGGTTCCTCTTCAGGCGGCCTGAAGCAGATGTGGTTGGGGTAACGGTTTGCCATCCTCGCGATAAGTCTCAATCAACAGTTCCAGGACTTCTTCGCCATTCCGCACTGCTTCTTTGTATGTATCACCGTGCGTACGGCAGTTGGCGAACTCAGGCAAAGTAACGATGTACGCCTGATCCTCATCAGACCATTGAATCAACATGCTGTACCGACTCATTTGTTTTGCTCCTTTGCTGCCTGCACGGCTTCCTTTACTTCGCGCTCCTGGTACGGCTTGGCATCCGCCCCGTCTTTGCCTGACAAAACCACGATATTGGGCACGGTTGGATGATCCCAGACGGTGTGGCTGCCTTTGCCCGAACGCCGAACGAATCCGGCCCGTTGCAACAACGCCTTCAATTCTCGCAGCTTCTTCGGCATAAGCCTGAACTCATTGGCAGGTTAATCCGCAATCAGCATCTTCGCAATCGTCTGCTTCTGCATATTCGACGTGCCCTCATAAATCTGCCCGATCTTGCAATCGCGGAAGTATTTCTCGACCGGGTAATCTTTGACGTAGCCATACCCGCCATACAAATTCACCGCCGTCGAAGCGATCTTCTCCGCCACTTCGGACGCAAAGAGCTTCGCCATCGCGGCCTCTTTGATAAACGGCAGCTTGGCGTCTTTGAGCCGCGCCGCGTTGTAAACCATCAAGCGCGCGGCCTCCAACTGCACGGCCATTTCGGAAAGCTGGAACTGCACGCCCTGAAAATCGGCGATGCGCTGGCCGAACTGTTTGCGCTCTTTGACGTAGGCCAACGCGCATTCATACGCGCCCTGCGCCAGGCCGACCATCTGCGCGCCGATGCCGATGCGGCCTTCGTTGAGCGTCTCGATGGCGATCTTGTAGCCCTTGCCCACCTCGCCCAGCACGTTCGCCGTGGGCACGACGCAGTTGTCGAAGAGCAGTTCGCAGGTGGACGACGCACGGATGCCCAGCTTGTCTTCTTTCTTGCCGACGGTGAAACCTGCGTAATCGCGTTCGACCACAAAGGCCGTGATGCCCTTGTAGCCTTTGCTCGGATCGAGGTTGGCGAAGACGATGAAGATGCCGGCCTCGTTGCCGTTGGTGATCCACAGCTTGCGCCCGTTGAGCAGGTAATGATCGCCCTTGTCCTCCGCGCGCGTTTGCAGGGCGAAGGCGTCGGAACCGGAACCGGCTTCGCTCAGACAGTACGCGCCCACCGTGTCGGTCGCCAGACGCGTGACGAATTTCTTGCGCAAGGCCTCGTTGCCGTAAGTCAAAAAGGCATTGATCGTCAACGTGTTGTTCACGTCCACGCAAACGCTCAAGCTGGCATCCACGCGCGCCAACTCTTCGATCGCCAGACAGGCCATGAAAAACGTGCCGCCCTGGCCGCCGTACTCCTCGCCCGGTTCGATGCCCATCAAACCGAGATCAAAACATTTCTGAATGATTTCGGGTTTGAGCTTCTGCTGCTCGTCCATCTCGCGCACGTAGGGCTTGACCTCGGCTTCGGCAAAGGCGCGCACGCTGGCGGCGAACATCTGCTCTTCTTCGGTCAGGACGGAGAGCGGTTGCGGGACGAGTTTCGGGCTTTCTGCGGTTTGTGCTGGTGCCATGAATGACGCTCCTTGTGCTTCGGTGAAGCGGATGAATGAAAAACTGAATGGTGATTCAGGCGGCATCTTAGCGCACGGTTTGGAGCTTTGCCAAAACCTCCTTTCCAGGTGGCAAGGTGCGGCGTAGAATGCGCGGCGGCACGCGCCATTCACTTTCCGATAAATCAGTTTTAACTCTTTTGCCCGCTGAAGAAGAAAGGAATTTTGCCATGTCCAACGCCACTTCACTGCGCAACCGTTGGTGCCTCTTGTTTGTCAGCTTGCTGCTTGCCACCGTAGCTGTTTCAGCGCAAGCCGTTGACCGCGCTAAGCTGTTGCAAGAAATCATCGAGTTGAATTCACGAATTAAAGCCACAACCGACCCAGCCGCCGTCAAAGAGTTGACGGCGCAAGTGCTCCCCAAAGAAAGCCTATTTCTCGCCCCCGCACCAGAAGACCTAGCGCAGTTTTCTACGTTCCTACAACAACCTTATACCGGCATCGTGCGCCTGATGCCGCGCGAGCAATTCGACGGCGTATTGCTAACGCGTGGCGGCGGCTCATATTACTCGTTTGCCAGTCTGGTTCATCAATATGGCTACGGTTCGGATTTGAATTTCTCGGTAAACAATTTCTTGGTCGGCTTTGCTGGCGCAGATTTTGGGATGATCCTGACGCTGGGAAGTGCGGCGGTGGAAACCGTTACGACAGACACGCCTGGGATTAAGTACCTCGCCACCTACACGCCGCCGTTAGATCAAGCCAGTGCGAATGCGGAATATCAACGTGTGCGCGGTTTTTCGGAGGGTGGCTTCAATTATGCTAGCCGCCTCACAGCCACCCTCGGACAAACCTACGTGGTGCGCTCAATTGGTTATCGCGCTGCGGATGTACTGGTGGCCTTCCGGCCTTTCCGCCGTGATACGGATGGCAGCTTGTTGCTGCAATGGAAGTTGTTGAAACGTTATCCGTCACCAAACCTGAATGGTGGTGTGATCGCCAACGTTTCTGCCGCGAGTTTTGCGCATACCAGTTTTGCGCCCGGCAGTATTGTTTCGCTATTTGGCAAAGAGTTGACCGATGGCGTCTATTCCGTCGAAACCACCGCCTTGCCTCAATCCTTTGGTCAAACCCGAGTCAACGTGCAAGACAACTCGTTGAACCGCCGCAGTGGTTTGTTCGCTGGCACACCTGATCAAATCAATTTCCTGATCCCACCTGAAACTGCTGAAGGCTACGGATTGATTTTCGTCACAACGCCTTCTGGCAATTTGTATGGAGAGCTTGTTAACATCACCAAGGTTGCGCCGGGTCTCTTCAGCGCCAACGCCAATGGCAGCGGAGTCGCCGCCGCTGTCGCCCTGCGCGTCAACGGCAACCGACAAACTTACGAGCCAGTCGCGCGTTTCGACAACGCCTTGAAACAATTCGTCGCCACGCCGATTGATCTCGGCACTGACAACGAGCAAGTCGTGCTGTTGTTATTCGGCACTGGTGTGCGGGGACGCACGGCGCTCGAAACCGTCAACGCCAAAGTTGGCGGCGTGGACGCGCCTGTGCTGTATGCGGGCGAACAAGGCGCGCCAGGGCTGGATCAAATCAATGTTTTATTGCCGCGCGCGCTGGCTGGGCGCGGCGAGGTCGAGATTGTGCTAACCGTGGATGGCAAAACCGCAAACGCCGTCCGCCTCAACATCAAGTGAGAACCCAACGATGACCAACCATACTAATCGGCGCGAATTCCTGAAAACATCCGCACTGGGCGCAGCCGCAACGCTGCTCCCCAACGAAACACTGCTGGCGGCACCCGCGCAAAGCCAGCTCAAAAAATCGGTACTCATCGGCATGCTGCCCAAGACGCTGAGCTACCTCGACCGTTTCAAACTAGCGCTGGACACCGGCTTTGAAGGCATCGAGATGCAAACCGTCAGCGATCCCAAAGAAGCCGACGAGATCAAAGCGGCTTCCGACAAGGCCAAGCTGCGCATTCATTCGGTGATGAACATGGGCCATTGGGAATGGCCGTTTTCCAGCGCCAACCCGGCGGACATCAAACGCGGCCACGAACGGATGGAGACTTCGTTGCGCAACGCCAAGCTCTGGGGCGCGGACTGTGTCCTGCTAGTCCCGGCGGTCGTCAAACCCAACGTCACCATCCTCGAAGCCTGGCAACGGTCGCAGCCTGAAATCCGCAAGCTCCTTCCACTGGCGAAAGAGTTGGGTGTGGTGATTGGCATTGAACCTGTTTGGAATAAGTTCCTGCTGACGCCCTACGACACGGCCAAATATGTGGACGAATTCAAAAGCCCCTGGGTCAAAGCCTATTTTGATGTCGGCAACGTGGTGATGTACGGCTTCCCGCAGGAGTGGATTCGCGCGCTGGGCAAGCGCATCGCGCGCTTTCACATCAAGGACTTCAAATACGAGACGCGCCAGTGGGTGCCGCTGCGCGAGGGCAGCATTGATTGGAAAGAGGTGCGCAAGGCCATCGGCGAGATCGGCTACAACGGCTGGGTCACGACCGAGGTGGGTAAGGCGAGCGAAGCCGAAAAACAAATGAGCGACGAGGCTTGGTTGCGCGAGGTGAGCAAGCGCGTGGATTTGATCTTCGCCGGGGCGTAAGGCTGGTGCGCAAAGCATCTCCCCACGAAGCCACACGAAGCAGCCACGAAGCAAACCTAACGTTGTGTGTTCCCTTCGTGCCTGCTTCGTGTGGCTTCGTGCGAGTTCATTTCAAGCAGATAAAATTGAACCACGCCCGTGCAGACTGCGTTGGTCTGCACGGGCGCGGTTTGTTTTATCCCAGCAAAGCGTTATTTCAATAGTTGATCCAGCTCTTTCATCACCGCGCCGTAAGCTTCGCCCTGATCGGGGTCAAAGCCGACGTGTTTGCGCACGACCCGGCCATCCTTGCCCAAAATGACAATCGTCGGCAGCGCATCAACGCCATAGGCGCGATAGGCGGCCTGTTCAGGATCGCGCAATACCGGCGCATGCAAGCCGCGCTTGTCGGCAAACGCCGCCAAATCGGCATCGGTCATGAAATTCTTGCCGCCCGCTTTGGCGCTGTTGACGCTGACCCAGTAAATCTGCACGCCGCGTGGCGCGTAACGGTCAGCCAGTTTTTGCAAGGCGGGCAATTCCTTCGCCGCCAACGGCACCCAGGTCGCGCCAAACGAGAGCACGACGACCTTGCCCCGCAGTTCAGGCACACCGACGGTCTTGCCATCCACCGTTTGAAACGTTGGCTCTTGCGCCCGCGCTGTCAGGGCGGCCAAGAATACGGTGCAGATCAGCGCCATCAGCATTTGCGATTTCTTTTGAATCATCGTTACCAACTTTTGGTCCAACTTTTGGTTCAGCTTTCAGTTTCACCTTGCGGAAATACGCGGCTCAGATGCGAAGGCTGCGTTTAACGTTGGGAAGCCTGCAAAAAGATTCTGGGTCGCGGCGGGTTCGGCTGTCAAATCCCGGCGCTTCGCCCACCGCGCGTTATTACAAAGGTCACAGCCACGCCACAGGCCGATGCTATAATGCGCCCGTGACCAGGGGATTCAATACTTCACAGGTACGGCAACCACAACCACTCAATCAGCCGTTGGGTGAGCCTATCACCGACCTCCCACGTTATGACGCCACGACCGCGCTTTCACAGCCGGGCCGCACGCTACCGGATGCGCCGCTGTTGGGCGGGCTGACGCTCGATCATTACCGCATCGTCAAGCTGTTGGGCAAAGGCGGCATGGGCGAAGTTTATCTGGCTCAGGACACGCGGCTGGGGCATGAAGTCGCCATCAAAGTGTTGCCCGCCGCACTGGCGCAAGACCCCGAACGCATTCAGCGTTTCGAGCGCGAAGCGCGCTTGCTGGCGCGTTTGCATCACCCGCACATCGCCACGATTCACTTGCTGGGGCAAAGCGGCGCGGTGCGTTATCTGGTGTTGGAATACGTGCCGGGCGCGACACTCAGCGAACGTTTAGAAGATGGCAAATTGACCGCCCGCGAAGCGTTGCCGTTGCTGCGCCAGCTTGCCAGCGCGCTCGCTCACGCGCATACACAGCCAGAGCCGATCATTCACCGCGACCTCAAACCCGACAACCTCAAACTCACCGCGAGCGGCGAAATCAAGGTGCTCGATTTTGGCTTGGCCAAAGCCGTCCGTTCGGATTTCGCCACGGCAGAAACCGCCGATTCAACGCCTCTGCCAGTGGAAACCTTTTCGACGACGCACCACGTCATTCAAGGCACCGTGCCGTATATGAGTCCTGAACAGACGTTGGGACAGCGTCAGGATCAGCGCACCGATTGGTGGGCGTTCGGCTGCATCGGGTTTGAGTTGCTCACCGGGCAGCGGCCCTTCCACAGTCTATCGCTCGACGGCATGTTGAAAGCCATCAATCAAGACGAACCGGTGTGGGATCGTTTGCCGCGCGAGACGCCGCCCGCCTTGCGCCGGTTGTTGCAGCAATGTTTGCAAAAAGAACCGCAACAACGACTGGCCAATGCTGTTGAAGCCGAACGCTGGCTAGAGCAGGCTGCGACGGAGTTGCGCAAACGCAAATTGGGTGTACCTGGCTTTTGGTCGAAAGCTATGTTGGCGGGCGCGTTGACAATCCTGGCGGGCGTTGTTGTCAGCTTGACGCCGCTGCGCGAAACGGCGCGACAATTCTTTGCGCCATCCGCGCCCGCGCCCGCGCCACGGGCAGTGACGAAACCGCATCTGGCCGTGCTGCCATTTCGCGCAGGTCAGCCCGCCGATGCCCGGCTTGGCGCGGGTTTGAGCCAAATGCTACGCGACAGTTTGGCGGGTTCGGCCGAACTCGTAGTCCTGCCGTTCGCTGACGCTACACAAACAGAAGCACAACCCGCCCCTGCCGATTTACTGCACAACTTCGGCGCGCAATTCCTGCTGGAAGGCGAAGTCACCCCCACTTCGGCTGAAACGCTGGACGTCAAGTTGCGCTTGCACAAAGCCCAACAACCAACCCTCAGCGATTCCGTCACCGGCAATCGCGCCGATTTCACCGCACTACAAACAGCGCTGCTGGAAAAGGTTCAAGCCCTATTGGCGCTCAAACCGTCGCTGCCCCCGTTCACGCGCTGGTTCAAACAGTCGGCGGCGCAAGCGCAATACCTGGAAGCGCTCGCCTATTTGCAAAGCGATCTAACGAACGCGACGGTCGAACAGCCGATCCAACTATTAACCAAACTGACCGTTAGTGAACCGGAAGCGACGCGCGCCTGGGCGGCGTTAGCGCAAGCCTATTTGCGCAAAGGACAACTGACCAATCAACCGCGTTGGCTTAAAGAGGCGGAAAGCGCTTCGACCAAAGCCTTGGCGCGCGAACCCAATTCATCGGAAGCGCAACTCACGCGCGGGTACGTATTGTCCGCACTTGGCAACTATGAAGAAGCGGCCAAAGCTTTTCTACAGGTCTTGAACCAGCGCCCGAACGAGTTGGAAGCCAGACTGGGCTTGGCCGGCGTTTTTGAAGACAAACCAGACGCGCTGCAAGCCGAGACTTGGTATAAACAGGCGGCTACGCTTTGGCCGAATTACTGGGCCTGTTATAACGAACTCGGCGCGTTTTATGCCGAGCAGGGCCGCTATGCCGAAGCCCATGTGGCGCTTGGGCGCGTGTTGCAACTTGATCCGAAAAACTTAAGCGCCCGCATCAACACAGGCAATGCGCTGCTGAAGCTGGGCAAGCTTCCCGAGGCAGAGCAGACCTATCGCACTTTGCTGACCGAGTTGAAGCAGTCAGGCACGCAAACCGATGGTGAAGATGCACTCTTGGGCTTGGGCACGGCGCTTTTTCTGCAAGATCGCTGGCAGGACGCAGCCGAGCAATTTCGCCTGGCGCTCGCGCTCAATCCCAATTCGCCGACTGCACACGCCAATTTGGGCGACGCATTGAGCCGCATGGCTGGCAACGAACGGGAGGCTTTGGCCGCCTATTCGCAAACCATCGCGCTTTATCAACGGAGCCAGCTTGGGCCGAAAGGCTACGGGCGGCTGGCTGAAGTGTTCGCCAAGCGCAGCCGCGTGCAGCTTTATGAACAAGCGGCGCAAGCTGACCGGCAGCGGGCGCGCGACACTGTACAGCACGCCTTGCAAACGAAGCCCGAAAAGTTGGCGGTGCTGTACAGCGCCGTGCTCGTCCACGTGTTGTGCGGGCAAACCGAGCAGGCGCTGGATGCGCTCGAATTGGCGCGCCAACGCGGCTATGGGCTGGATGACTTTCGCTTTGATCCGTGGTTGGCAGAGTTGCGTCAGCAACCGCGCTATCACGAGATCGTTTCGCATTGAACTGCCGTCAGACACCAACACCGCTAAGGAGCAAAGATGGAAAGAGTCGTCAACATCACCCTGTATAAAGATTCTGTCGGTGCGTATTCGCTGGGGGTCTTCCCCTTGACTACAACGGTGGCGCCCCTGGATGACGAAGGCGCCCCCGTCAGCCTGCGCTGGATTTTGCGTGAGAACCCAGAAAATCCAGGCTTGCCCGATGCCCCCAACGCGCGCCGCTTGACCGTCAGTTTCAGTCAGACGCCGACGCCTTTTTCAGTGGTCGCGCCTGGCGAACCGCCGCCGCCGGAAGAACGTTATTCCGCGCCCGCCAATTTTGATGGGGCCGAAGTCGTGACGCCGCCCGTGCGGGATTTAGACGACGACGAAAAAGCCATCCGCCTGTTCAAATACACGATTCTGGTCGAGACGAATGACAACCAGGAACTGGTCGTGGATCCGCACGTGCGCTGGCGGCGGCGCAAAATCAGCCGCGACACCCTGCTGCAAGATTAACGCTGCAAGCTTAACCAACGTCCAAGGAGCCAAGCACAATGGAACCCGATACCGCCCACACCGAAGATCAGACGGAACGTTTGCGCAACCAATTGCTGGGTCTGCCATACGATCAATTCCAACAATTGCTCTATCACGCTCCGGTGCGCCCGCCCGCCCAACCAGTCACCATTGCCGTCAAACGCGACAAACGCGGCGTGCCGACGGGGCTGGTGATCAAAGGCGATGGCCTACAGCTTACGCCCCAGGAACAAATCGTTTGGACTTGCGCCGACGGCAAGCTCGAAATCCGGTTCAGCCCCGCGGCCACACCGTTTCTGGGCGCTGAATACGAAGCCCCGCGCGCCGCATGGCTCTATTCCGGCACGCCGCGCGCCAATCCCAGCAAGCCGCTCCGCTTTACCTATCGCATTCTGGTCACCACGCCGGACGGGTTCCTATTCGATCAACCCGCGACGCTCGCTGTCGTCAAAGCCCCTCCGGCGCCCACTACAGCGCCAGCAAAAAGCCGCCGCCGCAAGTGAACACTCACGGCGGTGGCGCTGAATTAGTCATTGATGTTACGCAGTCGAATTGAAATAGAGTGAATTGACAGCCTTTCTGCGCCGGAGGCGCGCAGGATATTAGCCGGTGGTTCCGCTCGCGCTGCACCACCGGCAGAGCGCACAAAGATTTCAGCGCGCTCTGCCGGAGACCGCTTAAAAAGTATTTGCGAGACAAGCTTCCGCAGGTCGCGCCAGCCGCAGCTTAAGCGGGCTGTGCAACGGGCGCAGCCGTTAAGAGGCGGACGATTCGTTTGCAGTTGACCGCGATGCCGAGC from Acidobacteriota bacterium encodes:
- a CDS encoding UvrD-helicase domain-containing protein, with protein sequence MPAADESPAWLNDAPPDFPADFPADFAEAPPDFPTDWEAPAAAPPKPKVKQDYLAGLNAQQREAVTTVDGPMLLLAGAGSGKTRVITFRIAHLVADCGVRAENVLAVTFTNKAAGEMKERVEKLLGDGPKTSSPLLSTFHALCVRILRRDIDKLEKGYTRSFTIYDSDDQQRLLKQCIRDCGFDDKVLTPRQASSAISAAKNRSEDPDEYARRAEVRDEKERMIARVYALYEQRLASSNALDFDDLLIRAVQLLRHSEQVRGYYHNKFRHVMVDEFQDTNGIQYTLTRLLVEGNHALLHDRKPDDFWRNRSYCVVGDESQSIYKFRGSDFNIILNFERDFPGTKTIKLEDNYRSTGTILAAANKVIANNTQRFDKVLRPNKETGEKVRYAQLYDADQEARFVVGKISDHLLRDPKLRAAVLYRTNAQSRQFEEACRRAGLRYNLVGGFSFYERAEVKDVIAYLKLALNPNDSIALQRVINTPARGIGKTTLDDIERRAKDFGVPHWETIGLIVEQNLLPARTTNALKSFRDIVTTLIAKAQTEPDLTEIVKAAVIDTGYERALKEDGSDEAEARLLNLEELVNAAAESNTQGETLRDFLDHAALVADTDQIKSEAQVTLMTIHAAKGLEFPLVFIAGLEENLFPHSRARDNQAELEEERRLAYVAITRAEKYLYLTHAMKRRVYGEEMPSEPSRFLNEFPRELLEDLSQGSSWLRTGGKYGALPDKAHGRSLTATPYPKAYNAPPKPTSNFQGKTYNNTEGVKEFFAKQGKQVDASAFESKASQPEARKSTSNFRANQRVRHAKYGQGLIVKVEGEGEDAKLTVNFPGYGHKKLIAKFAGLEKL
- a CDS encoding polysaccharide deacetylase family protein; protein product: MTKRLLLTAAAAGLLAAIFVADQRTQALTVPPRYVAVTIDDLPLQQQADLVTARALTAKLLQTLTANRIPAIGFVNEGKLHVNNDGELAARTGLLKLWLDAGLDLGNHSYSHLRYYSATLEQMQADTLRGEAVTKRLLAERGKTMRYFRHPTLNTGKDLAAKEAFEKFLASHGYTVAPVTIDNSEWLFASEYAKARQRGDAATMKKIAAAYVPYMEEVFAFYERLSRDTLGYEIKQTLLVHANALNAEHFGAVVALLKRRGYQFISLEEALTDKAYSLPDTYTGPVGISWLQRWAISKGGQMRPEPELPPVMKAFDDPQVSGSDYKSAKTPPASRKKGKQQ
- a CDS encoding type II toxin-antitoxin system HicB family antitoxin, yielding MSRYSMLIQWSDEDQAYIVTLPEFANCRTHGDTYKEAVRNGEEVLELLIETYREDGKPLPQPHLLQAA
- a CDS encoding type II toxin-antitoxin system HicA family toxin yields the protein MPKKLRELKALLQRAGFVRRSGKGSHTVWDHPTVPNIVVLSGKDGADAKPYQEREVKEAVQAAKEQNK
- a CDS encoding acyl-CoA dehydrogenase; amino-acid sequence: MFAASVRAFAEAEVKPYVREMDEQQKLKPEIIQKCFDLGLMGIEPGEEYGGQGGTFFMACLAIEELARVDASLSVCVDVNNTLTINAFLTYGNEALRKKFVTRLATDTVGAYCLSEAGSGSDAFALQTRAEDKGDHYLLNGRKLWITNGNEAGIFIVFANLDPSKGYKGITAFVVERDYAGFTVGKKEDKLGIRASSTCELLFDNCVVPTANVLGEVGKGYKIAIETLNEGRIGIGAQMVGLAQGAYECALAYVKERKQFGQRIADFQGVQFQLSEMAVQLEAARLMVYNAARLKDAKLPFIKEAAMAKLFASEVAEKIASTAVNLYGGYGYVKDYPVEKYFRDCKIGQIYEGTSNMQKQTIAKMLIAD
- a CDS encoding TIM barrel protein, whose amino-acid sequence is MTNHTNRREFLKTSALGAAATLLPNETLLAAPAQSQLKKSVLIGMLPKTLSYLDRFKLALDTGFEGIEMQTVSDPKEADEIKAASDKAKLRIHSVMNMGHWEWPFSSANPADIKRGHERMETSLRNAKLWGADCVLLVPAVVKPNVTILEAWQRSQPEIRKLLPLAKELGVVIGIEPVWNKFLLTPYDTAKYVDEFKSPWVKAYFDVGNVVMYGFPQEWIRALGKRIARFHIKDFKYETRQWVPLREGSIDWKEVRKAIGEIGYNGWVTTEVGKASEAEKQMSDEAWLREVSKRVDLIFAGA
- a CDS encoding TlpA family protein disulfide reductase, whose amino-acid sequence is MIQKKSQMLMALICTVFLAALTARAQEPTFQTVDGKTVGVPELRGKVVVLSFGATWVPLAAKELPALQKLADRYAPRGVQIYWVSVNSAKAGGKNFMTDADLAAFADKRGLHAPVLRDPEQAAYRAYGVDALPTIVILGKDGRVVRKHVGFDPDQGEAYGAVMKELDQLLK